Part of the Phragmites australis chromosome 23, lpPhrAust1.1, whole genome shotgun sequence genome is shown below.
AGGTGAAAAGGTGACGATGAGGCTTTGTGGATTAATGAGAACCGAGCGAATACTCAGTAGGCAGAGTCTCCCGTTGAGCAAATTGTGGCTAACTATATTATAAGTGATTTCAGCAAGTTTTCTAGCTAGTCAGGTTCGATACTCCCCTTCTTTAAGGCGAAGACAAGGGATCTCCCtgtggttgagtttttttttttgttttttttttttttttttttttttgctttgtggattatgaatttttttgttCTCAAGTCTCCAAAGAGTACACCTGTAGTGGTTTGGTGGTTTCAGAATTAAGGCATCTCCTACTAGTTGATGTCATTCTTAGCCAGCCTTGTGATCGATCCTGACAATCATGTGATGCCCAATTATATTGTTTTCTGCATGGAAACGGCTGGCCAGCACTGATCAAGAACACATTACTCTGTGGTAGGACACAGGTGTCTTTTTTTTGTATGATTCAGTAACAAAAAGTTACTCCTACCCTGGTTGCTCCAAACCAAATTAATCACCATGTCGGCAAAGAGATCGAGCAGTAGCGAATCATTGCGCGGGTATTAGTGCTAATCCAGTACCAGCAGCACAATGATTAGGAGACGAAAACAGACGCCATTGAATCTATAATTCGGTCTGAACAAGACATGATCTCATCCCTCATCCCTTGCACGCGAGATCATGTGAAGAATAGCGAAACTGATGAAGACGATAGATCTCCACAGTGTTCATGTGAAGGTGCAGGAGTGCTGGAGCAAACTGATGAAAGTATGCATGAAGCTGTCGTCTTCCTGGCTTCCCCGAATTAAATTCAGTTCATTTTTCTCATCTCTTTCCCCTTATCGGAGCAGGCCATCCGGCGGAGGCACAGGTGCCGGATCAGGCGAAAGAACAGGGGCTCAAGAGTCTTTTCTTTTTCgcttttcttttgcttttttcCCTCCACATTTATTGTGGTGCATGCCTGATTGGAGTAGTAATTGTTCAAAGTGAACAATAGAAACTGCTCATTTGATGCATCAATCAATACCCAACACACTTGTTTTCTGAGTGGAGCAAGTTTTAATAAATTGGAGTAGCAGATGGCACATGAACAGATGccaatctctttttttttaggaaaaaaaccGTATCTGGCTGTTCACGTGAAACTGATTAAAAAAGATTTTACTGTCATGTTCGAAATTTCAGTTGTTGATCTGCCTCCAGGTGCTGTCAGGTTGGGTACCTTTGGAGTGAAGTTAGAAATGCATGCAAAACCAGAATCTGCTCTGCCGATGCAGCAAGGCAGTCACATGATTCCATCTCTTGTTCTCTGAATCTAACAGGTTTCTATATATCTAGTCAAAGCGCAACTTGCAAACTGCAAATCTTTTGCACGAGACTAATatatacagagagagagagagaagtgatCGGTGGCGTTAAACAAATCAAAAAAACAGTTGTGCCAATGATTAAgaacagcaacagcaacagcatgATGCTGATGAATACATTTATTTATTCACTGTGATCTCCCAACTAGTACATTTATTATTAGATTACATCAATAGTTCTGGAGATGGCCCAGTTGAAGAACAGAAGACGAACAGCAAGTTGCAGCTGGCACATACAGAGCACAGCAACCGACCCAGTTGTGTGCTACTGCTACGATCCAGCACCATCCTCTCTTGCCAGTTGCAACTCTCCAGCTGCAAGCACGCATGCGCAGCTGCCAACGCCCGGCATCATGTCCGGGACGCGCTTCGATCGGTTCACAGCCGCGCAACGCGATCTGATCATCCCTCGGAAGCCTGCTCTTGATCGGTGGTGTCGTCGTCGTTGGTGATCGCTTCTGTTGGCGGCACAGTTTGCCGGTGTGAATGCTGCATCGTTCAGCTGCAGAGCCGGACGGTGCACGCGACCGCCTGCGCCCAGTACTTGAGCCGCGCCTTCACCTCGTCCGGACTGTCGCCTGCAACAATCGAGAGCAGAGACTGCGTAAGAACAGAGCTTGAATCGAGGAGTGGAACGAACGTTCACAAGAAGAGAGCAAATCGTCGACAAGTGGTGCTCTTGGTTTAGTAGTCAGAAAAGATTCGATCTTGATTTGGACAAGTTCGCTTTCTTCTCTGATCAAGAAACTCAGAGAATGTTTGGTTGGCTTGTCTGGGCTGGCAAAGCAAATCATGGAAAGTGAAGGCATTGAGGCAGCGAGCAAGACAATCATAAACCCGATTTCTTGCCTAGCCAGGTAAAGCAAGCGGCGACAAGGGATCCAAACGCGCCCTCAGTTCTTGCACGAGTTCGCTTTGGATTCTCGGACAAGCTCGGAGACGCACGAATGCACGCAACTCAGATGCGTTGcttgctttgatttgcttaccgGGACTGGAGATCTTCCAGTTGGTGACGGGCGGCGAGGGGGTCGCCGGCGCGGCCGCCACCGGCTGGGCCTGTGCCTGGGGCTGGGGGTGGTCGTCGAGGAGGCGCTGGCTCATGGAGTAGCAGAGCTCGAGCGCCGGGAGAGTGCCGCGGAGCTCGGGGATCTCATCGTAGCTGAACCCGAACCCCAGATCCGCGCACCCCTTGAGCTCCTCCAGGTCGTCGTCCGTCAGGCTCCTCGACCGCCCCACCGCGTCAACTCCCGCGCCGGCGTCGTCCTCCGCCTCGAGGACGACGGGCTTCGGACGCCGACCCGGCCACGCCGCCTCCCACTGGGCCCCGCGCCACACGTCctcgggctcgggctcgggctcCGCCTCCCACGACTCGTCACGGGGCGCGACGGCGCTGATCTTCTtttggcggcgccggcgccggcgcgcagGAAGTGGGGACAGCGGCGGGGAGGGGGAGAAGGAAGAGGCAGTGTCGGTGCCAGCGGCGAGCTCGGGGTCGGAGTCGGAGCTCCACATCTCGGCGTGCCGCTCTGCTGGCGTGCTGCGTCGCTTCGatctcttctcttttctccaCCTCGGCTGGTGGTGAAGTGAGGTTTTACATGTAGCTGTGTGGTTGGGAGGTGAGGACTATTTGTATTGGAGGGTGGGAGCCAGTTTAGGTGGGAAAGCAGGTGGGAGGGGGCCCACCTGTCTGCATAGCTGTATGGGGGCTATGGGCATGCCATCTGCTGATCATGTCGCCATGCAAAGTGGTGATGTATGCATTAACCATGGGTAGAATCTAGAACGGAATGTTTCATGTCAGGTCACTGAAAAATCACAAAATTTCAATCGATTCTCCCCACTTACCGATCTTACCTTGCAATTCATGCTTCTTGCTCGTCTTCCTCATCTCTATTATGTCTCTGTATCGAGTTACGATTAGAGGACTTATGTTTCACGTAGGCCCCCAACTATAGAGGGATAAAGGGGGCGGTGGAGACGGTGGTACTAGCACGTGAAGGCGGTAGGGGCATCACCAACCACCGGATCAAGAGGGAGGCAGTGGCTAACGAGCGGATCCATAGAACCAGGACAGGGACTTCATGGTGACGTATTCTATGGCTCGTTAGCCAGAGACAATGTAGAAGGCAAAGGGAGGATCGTCCTTATGGCATTAAAGCAAAGAAAAATCTAAGTGTGGGTTTTTGTGGTAAAGCATCGATAAACTCACAATATCAACTGCAGAGGTGTAAACCATGGCCAACTGTCCACGCCTAggctgtgaattttttttaaataatattattttattagaaaattgcaaaaatcataCCCAA
Proteins encoded:
- the LOC133905711 gene encoding uncharacterized protein LOC133905711, whose amino-acid sequence is MWSSDSDPELAAGTDTASSFSPSPPLSPLPARRRRRRQKKISAVAPRDESWEAEPEPEPEDVWRGAQWEAAWPGRRPKPVVLEAEDDAGAGVDAVGRSRSLTDDDLEELKGCADLGFGFSYDEIPELRGTLPALELCYSMSQRLLDDHPQPQAQAQPVAAAPATPSPPVTNWKISSPGDSPDEVKARLKYWAQAVACTVRLCS